Within the Iodidimonas sp. SYSU 1G8 genome, the region ACCTCTTCCAGCGCCGGCAGCCGGCTTTCCAACGTGGCCTTGCGGTCCTGGTCCCAGAAGAACTTGGTGTCGGACAGGCGGGCGCTCAGCACGCGCTCGTTGCCGGCGACGATGGCCTTGCCGCCATCCCTGGCCGCCAGATTGGAGACGATGGCGAAACGCGGCGCCAGATTGCCCCGCGGGTCGCGGAACATGGGGTATTTCTGGTGGGTCTTGATCGCCGAGATCAGCGCCTCGGGCGGCACGTCCATGAAAGCCGTGTCGATGTCGCCCACCAGAACCACCGGCCATTCCACCAGTCCGGCGACCTCGTCGAACAGGCCGTCATCCTCGATGGGCTTCAGGCCGTGCTGCTCGCCATACTGGTCGAGGTGCTCGCTGATATCCAGCTTGCGCTCGCGCGGGTCGACGATGACGAAAGCGGCGCGCAGCTTCGACTTGTAGTCGGCGAAATCGCTTACCTCGATGCGCTGCGGCGCCATGAACCTGTGGCCGACCGTGCTGTCGCCGCTGGCGATCCCGTCGATTTCGAGCGGCACGACCGCGCCGTCGAACAGGGCGATGATGGAATGGAGCGGGCGCACCCAGGTCAGGCCGCCGCTGCCCCAGCGCATGGATTTGGGCCACGGGAAGCCGCGGATCACCTCGGGGACGATCTGGGCGATGACATCGGCGGTCGCCCCGCCCTGCTTCTCGATGATGGCGACGAGGAAGGTGCCCTTCTTGTCCTCGACCTCGGTGAGCTGATCGCGGCTGAGGCCGGTCGAGCGCAGGAAGCCGTCGATGGCTTGCTGCGGCGCGTCGGTGCGCGGGCCCTTGCGTTCCTCGCGGACGTCGGGCTGGGCGACGGGCAGGCCATCGATGACCAGCGCCAGGCGACGCGGCGTCACGAAGGCGTCGGCGCGGGTCCAGCTCAGGCCGGCGGCCTTGAGCTTTTCGGTCACGAGGCGCTTCAGATCCTCGGCGGCCCGCGCCTGCATGCGGGCGGGAATCTCCTCGGACAGGAGTTCGAGCAGGAATTCGGCCATTATGCGGCCTCCGTCTGGCTTTTCAGCCAGGCTTCGCAGCAGGCCTTGGCCAGCGCGCGGACACGGCCGATATAGGCTTGGCGCTCGGTGACCGAGATCACGCCGCGCGCGTCCAGCAGATTGAAGTTGTGGCTGGCCTTGATGCACTGGTCATAGGCCGGCAGCGCCAGACCGGCGGCCAGCAGCGACTGGCACTCGCCTTCGGCATCGCGGAAGTGCTGGAACAGGATGTCGGCGTTGGAATATTCGAAATTGTAGGTCGACTGCTCGCGCTCGTTCTGCAGGAACACGTCGCCATAGCTGACGCCGTTGCCGTAATGCAGGTTGTAGACGTTGTCGACGCCCTGGATGTACATGGCCAGACGCTCGAGGCCGTAGGTCAGCTCACCTGAGACAGGGCTGCAATCAATGCCGCCAACCTGTTGAAAATACGTGAATTGGCTGACCTCCATCCCATCGCACCAGACTTCCCAGCCCAGGCCCCACGCGCCCAGCGTCGGGCTTTCCCAGTCGTCCTCGACGAAGCGCATGTCGTGGATGGCCGGGTCGAGACCCAGCTCCTTGAGCGAGCCCAGATAGAGCGCCTGGATGTCAGGCGGCGACGGCTTCAGGATGACCTGAAACTGGTAGTAGTGCTGCAGGCGGTTGGGATTCTCGCCGTAGCGGCCATCCTTGGGACGGCGCGACGGCTGGACGTAGGCGGCCTTCCAGGGCTTGGGACCCAGCGCGCGCAGGGTGGTCGCCGGATGAAATGTGCCCGCGCCCATTTCCACGTCATAGGGCTGGAGAATGACGCAACCCTGACGGGCCCAATAGGCCTGCAGAGTCAGTATCAGTTCCTGAAAGGACGGCGCGGAAGACATGCGTGGCGGAACCCCTGTGGACGGCGGGCGCACCGTAACGTCGGCCCGTGAACGGGTCAAGAAAACGCGGCGGGGCGCGGCCTAGAAGTACCGCGCCAGATTCCGCCGCACCCGCTCCAGCGGGGTACCGCAACTGGTATCCGGCTCGAATGGCTTGCCGGTTATCGCCTCATAGGCCTTCATGTAGACGCGCGACGTCTGATCGATCAGTTCGGCGGGAATTTCGGGAATCGGGTCCGTGTAGGGGTCGCACCGCGCCGTCACCCAGCTGCGGACGAAATCCTTGTCGAAACTGTCCGGGCGCTGGCCGGCCTCGAAGCGCTCGCGATAGGTATCGGCGATCCAGTAGCGGCTGCTGTCGGGCGTGTGAATCTCGTCCGCCAGAACGATCCGGCCTTCGGCATCGGTGCCGAACTCATATTTGGTGTCCACCAGGATGAGGCCGCGAGGTTTGGCCAACGCCTGCCCGCGGGCGAACAGCGCCAACGCATAGCGGGATACCGTGTCCCACTGCTCCTGGGTCAGCAGCCCCTGCCCGACGATATCCGCCGGCGTCAGCGGCTCGTCATGGCCGCCGTCGAACGCCTTGCTGGTCGGGGTGATGATGGCGCGCGGCAGCACCTGGTTGTCGCGCAGATCGTCGGGAAAGCGCACCCCGTACATCTCGCGCGCACCTTGCTTGTACATGGTGAGAACCGATGTGGCCGTCGTGCCCGCCAGATAGCCGCGCACGACGATCTCCACCGGGAGAATGTCGAGGCGGCGGCCGACGACGACGTTGGGATCGGGATATTCGATCACGTGGTTCGGGCAGATATCAGCCGTCTCCTCGAACCAGTAGCGCGCCGTCTGGGTCAGCACCTGCCCCTTGAACGGGATGGACGCGAGCACACGGTCGAACGCGCTGATGCGGTCGGTGGCGATGATGATCCTGCGGCCGTCCGGCAGATCATAGTTCTCGCGTACCTTGCCGCTGTAGTGACTCGGCAGCTCGGGAATGAAGGCGTCGGGCAACGTATAGGAGTCGGTGGTGCTCATGGTCTTCCGCTACCGGTTGGGAGCGAGACCGTACCACAGGAATGTCGCCATCCCGAGTGACGGTTGTTGCAGTGCGATGAATTTTTGCGGGCGGGATCATCCGGTCCGGTCGCGGCGTTTGTCACTGTCATCTCTATCCACCAGCGGCCCGATCGCCGCCGCAATACCGAGGGAAATGTCATGAAGCAGATGCTGAAGATGATCGCCATCCCGGGTCTCGCGCTCGCCGCGCTGCTGGCGGCCCCCGCCGCCGGTTTCGTCGCGCCGGCTCAGGCCGCCTGTGCGTCCGGTGACCGGATCGACGGCACGACCGCCGACTGGGCCAAGGAGAAAGCCGCCGCGGCGGGCTACAGCGACGTCACCATGGAGCGCAAGGGCTGCGACAATTTCTGGCACGGCGTCGCGATGAAAGACGGTCGGCAGACCCGAATCGTCGTCTCACCCGACGGCGACGTCAGGCCCGAGGGGGACTGACGGTCAGGGCTGCAGTCCCGCTTTCTTCAGCATCTCGATGGCGGGCGGGATCGGGATCGCGAAGGTAATGCCCGAGGGGCGGTCGAGAGCGCGCTCCTTGGTTTCCTGGACGAAGGTGGAATTGATGATGCCCACCACCGAGCCATCGCCCGGATCGACCATGGGACCGCCGCTGTTGCCGGGATAGCTGGTCGCGTCGAGCTGGTACGCCATGGTCTTCTTGTCCAGCGCCCGGATCATCTCCGGCGTGAGGTCGGCCGGATTGGCCTGCGAGCGGGCGATCGGCGTGATCGCCGAGATGATTCCCCTGTGGGTCGCGGGATAAAGCCCGTAAACCGCGCCAACCGGGAAGCCGGTGAAGGCGATTTCCTCGCCCTCCATCAGCGGCTGGCCCAGGAACAGACGGAGCGCCGGCAGTGTCTTGCCCTCGATCTTGAGCAGCGCGATGTCATGATCGGCATCCGCGGCGACTTGGGTCACCCGGTGGATGGTCGCGTTGTCGCCCTCGCCGACGAAGATCGAGAGGCTGCCGGTATTGGCGCCGCGCACCACATGCAGCGCTGTCATGATATGCGTGCCGTCACCGACGGCGAAACCTGTGCCGAGAATCACGTCCTGCGGCTGCCGGGCCGGGTCATGCGTACCGATGGCGACGACGCTGGGCTTCACGGCCGCGATCAGTTCGACAACCGGATCGGCATGCGCCGACGGCACGGTCGCGGACAAGGCCAGGGCGGCGGCGAGAAACAAGGCGCGCATCAATAGGTCTCCGAAGTCAGAAGGGATGTCGGCGAAAACGCGCGCACGAAGTCGCGCGTCAGGGTCAGGGCCGCGTCAAGATCGCCGTCGAAATCGGTGGCAATGGCGAACACGGCCGATGGCTGAGGGCCGCCCAACAGGCGCGCCCTGGTCGTTTCCAGCTTGGCGGCGATATCGCTGCTCACATTCTTTCCGTTCACGCGGTACCAGTAGAACACCAGCCGCTGACGTCCCGGCCGAATGAGGCGGACATATCGAACGCTTACGGTCTCGCCGTCAACCTCCAGCGTGGCCCGTTGGCGTTCGCCGGCATCGTCCCAGCCCGGTCCCGCCAGATCATTGCCGGCATTGATCAATTCTGCGCCTTGCCGCTGGCGGTCGTAGCGGGCGACGTACATGTCGACCGCCTGCCCTCCCGAGATGTAGCGGGCGATCAGGCTGGCGTCGGCGCCACGATAGAGCGGCTTCCAGTCCAGCCCCTGATAGGCGGTCCGTCGCCAGCCGTGCGCCTCCTCGGGCGCCGACATGGCGCCGCCGGCCGGTGCTTCCCGCGCCTCGACGATCATGGCGTAGGCCGGCCCTACGCCCGCCACCAGCAGGACCGCGGCGGCGGCGGCGACCATGGTCCGTCGGACGCGGGAAGACGTCCCGTCATGGGCGAACGCGTGCGCCAGCCGCTTCGGCGGCGATTCGGCGAAGAGCCAGCAGGTCCCGATATAGAGCGCTAGGACGAACAGGAAGAACCAGAAGCCGTAGATCAGGTGGTCGACGTCCATGCCGCGCTCGCCCTCGCTGTAATAGCCGAGAAGGACGATGCCGAGGGCGCGCAGCCAGTTGGCGACGATGGGGATGATCACGGCGAAGGCGATGGCCGCGACGCGGCGCGGCCAGGTCCGGAACAGCAGGTATGCGGTCAGCAAGCCGATCTGGAACATGGCGGTCAGATACCGGATGCCCGAGCATTCCTTGGCCACGTGATAGAGGTGATAGGGCTGCGATCCATCCTCGAGGGTGATGAGAAAGCCGTCCGTGGTGATGGGTATGCCGAGCAGACGCACGGACCAGACGAGGAAATCGGCGGTCCAGCGCTGCAGGGTCGGCACCAGGAAATCGCCCATGGGGACGAGAAACACCATGAACCCCAGCGGGAACAGGAGCACGCGCACCACCGGCCAGCCGAACAGCGCCAAGACCGCGCCTTGCACCATGCCCACCAGCGCCAGCTGCTGGACCGCCTGAACCTGGGCGGCCCAGCCGGCGAGCCAGCCAAGCGACGCGCCCAGCACGAGAGCCAGACCGCGCCAGTCCACGCGCGGCACCAGAGCCGCGAGACGATCCCTGTCCTCCCAGACCAGATAGGCAAGGATGAACGGTACCAGATAGGTGTGCTGGAAACTGTCCGAGCCGCGCCATGTTCGCTCCATGGAGGCGGCGGTCTCCCAGAAAACCGCCAGCAGCACGAGCAATACGGCGCCGAAGGCGAGCGCCGACCACTGCCACCGCGACATGCCGGCCAGCGCCGCAGGCGCCGCCGTCACGGAGCCATCACCCGGTCCAGGGTTCTCAGATTGGCGTCCCAGCCATAATCGCTCAGCACCCGCCGCCGCGCGGCGGCGCCATCGGGAGCCCCCTCGCCCCCGGTCAGCACGGTGATGACGGCCCTGGCCATGTCGTTGGCTGAGTCGGCGACGGCCACCTCGCCAGGCTGGATGCCGCGCAGGCCCTGCGCCGCCGCACCGGAGGTCACGACCGGCCGGGCCATGGCCATGGCCTCGAGCACCTTGTTCTGGATTCCGCGCGCCACCCGCAGGGGCGCGACGACACACGCGGCATGGGCCAGATAGTCGCGGGTATCCGGCACCGCGCCGGTGACGGTGACGCCGGGCAACGCCGCGAGGGCCATGACTTCCGAGGAGGGATTGAAACCGACGACATGAAACGAGGCCCGCGGCACGCGCTCGCGCACCAATGGCAGGACATCGGCCGCGAACCAGCCGACGGCATCGATATTGGGCCAGTAATCCATGGCGCCGGTGAAGACGATGGCCGCGTCATCCCCTTGGTAGGGATCGGGATAGGCACGCTCCGGCGAGAACCGATCGGTATCGACGCTGGAGGTGAGCGCAAAGGTCCTGCGCGCGGCGGCGGGGACCCGTTGACGGAACAGGGCCGCTTCCGGTTCGGACACCAGCAGGCAGGCATCGACCCGGCCCGCGACCGCCGCCTCGAAACGGCCCAGCGTTCGGGCCTCGCGGCGGTAGAGCCATTGCAACGGGCCCTGGCGGGCGTCGGCATATTGCGCCCACTTGTCCGAGTCCACGTCGACGAAGTCCATGACCCGGCGCATGCCATCAAGCTGGTCGAGATAGAGCCCGGTCTGCGAGGAGTAGAGGAAGGCGGCCTTGGGCGCATGGCGGGCGACGGTCTCGCCGACCCAGGCGCGCATGCCCGAATCCCTGTAGCACGCAACGCTGAGCGGCTCGCTGCGCAGCAGCCCGGTCAGGCTACGCATCCGCGCCAGAGATTTTGGCAGGGCCGTGAAATGGGTGCTCGCGCACAGCGCCTCGAGTACGCCCACATGCTGCCAGTCCTCGCGGTAATCGATGAAACAACCGAGATGGACACGATAGTGCTGCGCGAGGTGCCGCAGGATGTGCCACGAGCGGATCTTGTCGCCCTTGTTGGGCGGATAGGGAATCCGGTGCGCGAGGAAGATGAGATCGTCCACGGATTACCCCAGATAGCGGGAGACGCGCGGGCCAAGCGCATTGGCGACGCCCAGCGGCAGCCGCGACCAGACCTGGATCATCAGGCGGTATTTCGGATTGTTCGGGCTGGCATCCGGTAGCGGGCCGCCCTGCGGCAGGTAGTATTCGTAATGCAGCGGCGCCGCCTCAAAACCGAAATTGCGCTTGAACGCGAAGGCGCCCGAGCCGACCTTGCTGCGCCCGAAATCGAACAGGGTCGCGCCGCGCGCGCCGGCCCGGCACATCAGGTCGTAGTACATGAAATCGTTCGCACCCAGAGCCCGCGCCTCCCGTCCGCCGCCGCCATAATAAGGCAGGACCTCGTCGCGGAAGTAGAAATTGAGCACGGAGGAGACCGGGCGTCCGTCATGTTCGATGGTCAGGATATCGCTGGAGCCATGGAAGACGCGCAGCAGTTCGGCGAACCAGCGCCTGGGAAACACCGGCGTGCCCAGATTGCGGACGCTGGTGGCGTACTGGAGGAAAAACCGGTCGAGGCCGGCATCGACCGTCCCGGTCAGGCCGCGGTCGATCGCCTTGCGCACGACGGCGCGCTGCTTGCGGGGGATGGCCTTCAGGTTCGCATCCGGATCAGCGCTGATGGCGCGGCGGAACGTGGCGTAGGTCTGATCCTTCGCCGGCCAGCCCAGGCCGGTCGGCGCGCGGCCCCGCAGTTCGAGATAGTCGGCGCCGACGGAATCGGTCAGGGCGCTAGCCGCTTCGACGAGGGCACGCAGCGCCGCCGGGGTGTCGGCGACCGGGCCGCCATAGACGGCGAAGGCGCTCGAGCTGATCATGTGGCCGAACAACAGGCTCTTGATCCGGACCAGAGGCAGCACGCCGACGATCTCGCCCGCGGACTCGGCCAGCAGATAGGGACAGTCATGGCCGAACGCGTTCTCGATGGCGACCTTCCAGCCCGAAAGATGGAAGAAGGTGGCCGACGGGGCACGCTGGACATAGGCGTCCCATTGTTCATGCCGGTCGGCTGAAAGACGTGTAACGATAAGGCTCACGCGGCACCCGGCGGGATCGCGGCGTCAGGCAGCGCCAAGAAAGACCCGGTCCATCCGGTCCCATTCGAAATCGCGCAGCGCGCGGCGGATCTTGCCTTCCATGGCGGACAACCGCGTGTAATGCCGCAGGCGCGACCGCAGCGGCGCGCCATGCTGGCGGGGCTGATCCGGGTCGATCTCCCACGGATGGAAATAGAGCATGGCGGGCTGGCGATCTGCATGGTTCACACGATGCCATGCCCAGCGCGACCACGCATAGGGAAGAAGCCGGAAATAACCGCCGCCGCCGCACGGCAGACGCCGGCCGGCCACCTCGACCGTGCTCACCGGCACCTCGGTCAGGCCTTCGGTCGCGTAGGCGAAGCGGTTGCCGCCGGGCATGCCATAAATGTCGTGCGCGATGGGATAGATGCTGGAGCTATAGCGGTGCCCTTCCTCGGCCAACGCCTCATGCGCCCACAAGGTGCGGGCATCGATGGAAAAGCTGGCCGCCCGGTAGCCGTTGACGGCGGTCCCGGACAGATCCTCCAGCAAGGCCTTCGTGCGGCGGGTATCCTCGCGAAATTCGACCGGGGTCATGTCGCCGACCCGGCGGTGGCGAAAACCGTGGCTGGCGACCTCGTGTCCTTCCGCGGCCATGCGGCGGACAAGCGCCGGATAGCGCTCCGCCACCCAGCCGAGGGTGAAGAAGGTCGCCTTCACGCCGTGATCGGCGAACACGTCCATGACCAGATGAGTGTTGCGCTCGACGCGGTGCGGCAGGCTATCCCAGTCGCCCTCGCCGATCTGGCCGGCGAAGGCCTGGACCTGGAAGTAGTCTTCGACGTCGACCGTCAGTGCGTTGCGCATCGTTCGGCCGATGTCCTTTTCTAGCTGTCGCGTGCCGAATCCGACAGCAGTTCATCCAGCGCCCGCACCGTCTTGTCGAGCAGCCGGTCATGAGCCCGGGCCGATTCCTCCAGACGCTCCAGACGCTCGAGCAACTCGTCCTTCGGGGCGGCTGCCGGCGCAGGAGACGCGGACGTCCCGTTCCGGACCACTTCGGCCAGCACACGGGCAATCTCGTCCGGGTCGCGCAGGCGCGCTTCCTTGAGGAAACCATACATCAAAAGCTGCGCGCAGTAGGCATCCATGGAGCCTCCCGCCGAAGACGACGGGGTGACGGGCGTGCTGCCCGAGCCGGAAAGCGCCGTGGCCAACAGGTTCAGCACCCCGGGGTCAAGCCGGCGCATCTGCTGCAGGAAGCCGTACATCAACACCTGGGTTCCCAGATCGTCGAGGCGGGACGGCGTCAGCGGGCCGGTAGCGGACGGCGGCGTCACCGTATCGACCTCCGGCTCGAGGCCGGTCTCGACCGCATCGGCCGTGAAACCGACCGAAGGGGCACGATGGACGACCGATGCCGTCTGGTCGGGCGCACCCAAACCTTCCGAATTGCGCTCGACGATGAATTCCGAAATCACCTGCTTCACGATGGCCTCGTCAATTTGATGCAGTTCCTCGAGATATCCGAACAGCAGCAGGCGCGAGCACAGCTGGTTCAGCCGGCGCGGCATGCCGCCGCAGAAGTCGTGAATGGCCTGGATCGCGTCATCCGTGAATGCCGGGTCCTGGTCCCATCCCACAAGCCGCAGACGATGGTGGATGTACTCCCGCGTCTCGTCCCAGTCGGCCATGGGCAACAGGTGATAGGCGGCGATCACCCGCTGGCGCACCTGCTCGAGCGCCGGATCCTTGGCGAGGCGCCGGCGGAATTCAGGCTGTCCCACGAGCACCAGCTGGATCAGCGCCGCGCCGCCCACCTGGTAGTTGGACAGCATCCGCAGTTCCTCGAGCGTGGCGTTGCTGAGGTTCTGCGCCTCGTCGACGATGACCAGCACCCGCTTGCCCGCCTGATGGGCGTCCTGCAGGAACGCCTGCATCCGGCCCAGGACGGCGGCCTTGTCCAGCCCTTCGTGCTGGATACCGAGACCGCCCGCGACCATGCGCAGGATGGTATCCGGCTCGAGTTGGGTGGTCACGACCTTGGCGATGAAGTAGCGGTCGCGATCGATGGTATTGAGCAAGTTCCCAACGACGGTGGTCTTGCCCGCCCCGATCTCGCCGGTGATGACAATGAAGCCTTCGCCCTGGCTGAGCCCGTAGGTCAGATAGGCCATCGCCTTACTGTGGGTCCGGCTGCCGTAATAGAAGCGCGGATCAGGCGTCAGCTGAAAGGGTATTCCGGTTAGCTTGTAGAAACTGCTGTACACAGGCACACCTCGTCATGCGGTCAAGCCCGGCCCGGATAGCCCCCACCATCCCTTGCCAAACCAGGCACTCGTTCCACGTGCCTAATGAGGTAGTGAGATTCACGACGGGAGGCAAATGGATTCATTTGAATGA harbors:
- the glyS gene encoding glycine--tRNA ligase subunit beta, whose protein sequence is MAEFLLELLSEEIPARMQARAAEDLKRLVTEKLKAAGLSWTRADAFVTPRRLALVIDGLPVAQPDVREERKGPRTDAPQQAIDGFLRSTGLSRDQLTEVEDKKGTFLVAIIEKQGGATADVIAQIVPEVIRGFPWPKSMRWGSGGLTWVRPLHSIIALFDGAVVPLEIDGIASGDSTVGHRFMAPQRIEVSDFADYKSKLRAAFVIVDPRERKLDISEHLDQYGEQHGLKPIEDDGLFDEVAGLVEWPVVLVGDIDTAFMDVPPEALISAIKTHQKYPMFRDPRGNLAPRFAIVSNLAARDGGKAIVAGNERVLSARLSDTKFFWDQDRKATLESRLPALEEVVFHEKLGTLGDKVRRVAALAGELAASIPGADPALARQAAGLAKADLRTEMVGEFPELQGIMGRYYALAEGKPAELAEAIADHYRPQGPNDQCPTAPVSVAVAMADKVDTLVGFFGVDEKPTGSKDPFALRRAALGVIRLVLENGLRLRLLDTFQAAGASSDTALQLLDFFADRLKVYLKEQGVRHDLITAVFALSGEDDLVRLLDRVKALQGFLDTEDGANLLAAYKRATNIVRIEEKKDSVSYDGAAEYERLAQEEEKLLHARLADAMAQAETAVREERFTDAMAALAGLRRPVDAFFDHVTVNAEDPDLRRNRLLLLSQIRATLHRVADFSKIEG
- a CDS encoding glycine--tRNA ligase subunit alpha — encoded protein: MSSAPSFQELILTLQAYWARQGCVILQPYDVEMGAGTFHPATTLRALGPKPWKAAYVQPSRRPKDGRYGENPNRLQHYYQFQVILKPSPPDIQALYLGSLKELGLDPAIHDMRFVEDDWESPTLGAWGLGWEVWCDGMEVSQFTYFQQVGGIDCSPVSGELTYGLERLAMYIQGVDNVYNLHYGNGVSYGDVFLQNEREQSTYNFEYSNADILFQHFRDAEGECQSLLAAGLALPAYDQCIKASHNFNLLDARGVISVTERQAYIGRVRALAKACCEAWLKSQTEAA
- a CDS encoding phosphoribosylaminoimidazolesuccinocarboxamide synthase, with amino-acid sequence MSTTDSYTLPDAFIPELPSHYSGKVRENYDLPDGRRIIIATDRISAFDRVLASIPFKGQVLTQTARYWFEETADICPNHVIEYPDPNVVVGRRLDILPVEIVVRGYLAGTTATSVLTMYKQGAREMYGVRFPDDLRDNQVLPRAIITPTSKAFDGGHDEPLTPADIVGQGLLTQEQWDTVSRYALALFARGQALAKPRGLILVDTKYEFGTDAEGRIVLADEIHTPDSSRYWIADTYRERFEAGQRPDSFDKDFVRSWVTARCDPYTDPIPEIPAELIDQTSRVYMKAYEAITGKPFEPDTSCGTPLERVRRNLARYF
- a CDS encoding serine protease; its protein translation is MRALFLAAALALSATVPSAHADPVVELIAAVKPSVVAIGTHDPARQPQDVILGTGFAVGDGTHIMTALHVVRGANTGSLSIFVGEGDNATIHRVTQVAADADHDIALLKIEGKTLPALRLFLGQPLMEGEEIAFTGFPVGAVYGLYPATHRGIISAITPIARSQANPADLTPEMIRALDKKTMAYQLDATSYPGNSGGPMVDPGDGSVVGIINSTFVQETKERALDRPSGITFAIPIPPAIEMLKKAGLQP
- the xrtA gene encoding exosortase A yields the protein MTAAPAALAGMSRWQWSALAFGAVLLVLLAVFWETAASMERTWRGSDSFQHTYLVPFILAYLVWEDRDRLAALVPRVDWRGLALVLGASLGWLAGWAAQVQAVQQLALVGMVQGAVLALFGWPVVRVLLFPLGFMVFLVPMGDFLVPTLQRWTADFLVWSVRLLGIPITTDGFLITLEDGSQPYHLYHVAKECSGIRYLTAMFQIGLLTAYLLFRTWPRRVAAIAFAVIIPIVANWLRALGIVLLGYYSEGERGMDVDHLIYGFWFFLFVLALYIGTCWLFAESPPKRLAHAFAHDGTSSRVRRTMVAAAAAVLLVAGVGPAYAMIVEAREAPAGGAMSAPEEAHGWRRTAYQGLDWKPLYRGADASLIARYISGGQAVDMYVARYDRQRQGAELINAGNDLAGPGWDDAGERQRATLEVDGETVSVRYVRLIRPGRQRLVFYWYRVNGKNVSSDIAAKLETTRARLLGGPQPSAVFAIATDFDGDLDAALTLTRDFVRAFSPTSLLTSETY
- a CDS encoding TIGR03087 family PEP-CTERM/XrtA system glycosyltransferase yields the protein MDDLIFLAHRIPYPPNKGDKIRSWHILRHLAQHYRVHLGCFIDYREDWQHVGVLEALCASTHFTALPKSLARMRSLTGLLRSEPLSVACYRDSGMRAWVGETVARHAPKAAFLYSSQTGLYLDQLDGMRRVMDFVDVDSDKWAQYADARQGPLQWLYRREARTLGRFEAAVAGRVDACLLVSEPEAALFRQRVPAAARRTFALTSSVDTDRFSPERAYPDPYQGDDAAIVFTGAMDYWPNIDAVGWFAADVLPLVRERVPRASFHVVGFNPSSEVMALAALPGVTVTGAVPDTRDYLAHAACVVAPLRVARGIQNKVLEAMAMARPVVTSGAAAQGLRGIQPGEVAVADSANDMARAVITVLTGGEGAPDGAAARRRVLSDYGWDANLRTLDRVMAP
- a CDS encoding FemAB family XrtA/PEP-CTERM system-associated protein, which produces MSLIVTRLSADRHEQWDAYVQRAPSATFFHLSGWKVAIENAFGHDCPYLLAESAGEIVGVLPLVRIKSLLFGHMISSSAFAVYGGPVADTPAALRALVEAASALTDSVGADYLELRGRAPTGLGWPAKDQTYATFRRAISADPDANLKAIPRKQRAVVRKAIDRGLTGTVDAGLDRFFLQYATSVRNLGTPVFPRRWFAELLRVFHGSSDILTIEHDGRPVSSVLNFYFRDEVLPYYGGGGREARALGANDFMYYDLMCRAGARGATLFDFGRSKVGSGAFAFKRNFGFEAAPLHYEYYLPQGGPLPDASPNNPKYRLMIQVWSRLPLGVANALGPRVSRYLG
- a CDS encoding XrtA system polysaccharide deacetylase, producing the protein MRNALTVDVEDYFQVQAFAGQIGEGDWDSLPHRVERNTHLVMDVFADHGVKATFFTLGWVAERYPALVRRMAAEGHEVASHGFRHRRVGDMTPVEFREDTRRTKALLEDLSGTAVNGYRAASFSIDARTLWAHEALAEEGHRYSSSIYPIAHDIYGMPGGNRFAYATEGLTEVPVSTVEVAGRRLPCGGGGYFRLLPYAWSRWAWHRVNHADRQPAMLYFHPWEIDPDQPRQHGAPLRSRLRHYTRLSAMEGKIRRALRDFEWDRMDRVFLGAA
- a CDS encoding XrtA/PEP-CTERM system-associated ATPase, translating into MYSSFYKLTGIPFQLTPDPRFYYGSRTHSKAMAYLTYGLSQGEGFIVITGEIGAGKTTVVGNLLNTIDRDRYFIAKVVTTQLEPDTILRMVAGGLGIQHEGLDKAAVLGRMQAFLQDAHQAGKRVLVIVDEAQNLSNATLEELRMLSNYQVGGAALIQLVLVGQPEFRRRLAKDPALEQVRQRVIAAYHLLPMADWDETREYIHHRLRLVGWDQDPAFTDDAIQAIHDFCGGMPRRLNQLCSRLLLFGYLEELHQIDEAIVKQVISEFIVERNSEGLGAPDQTASVVHRAPSVGFTADAVETGLEPEVDTVTPPSATGPLTPSRLDDLGTQVLMYGFLQQMRRLDPGVLNLLATALSGSGSTPVTPSSSAGGSMDAYCAQLLMYGFLKEARLRDPDEIARVLAEVVRNGTSASPAPAAAPKDELLERLERLEESARAHDRLLDKTVRALDELLSDSARDS